The DNA sequence ttggtatttttggcgattcttaaaagaagaaaatgtcaattaaaaaaaaaatgtaaggcgatttttttaggaaatattttgggtgttatttcatttatgttttttttaatttatttatttattttaaatcaccgGATATGACCAAATTTATCAGCTGTAAACGGTGAATACAGAAacttgtgtgacttttttgtggtgttttctgaGGGTTCGGTGAGTGTTTGTCAGACGGATGAAATTCTGAACGTAAAGAGaaactttgtttgtttacaagaaaaacaaacaaaagttacGTTTAAATTCACGATTTTCctcataaaaatattattttcgttttcattttgtatttgggTCCATTTCCATTTGCTGACAgtcgttttcttttcttttctcacgGACACACCAGAGGACACACCTGTCCCGTTGTCCCGCCTCTGGAGAGCTGGGATTGGACGGCAGCTCCGACCTCACCTCCAGAGTCGGCTGGCAGCCGTCGAAGCTCCTCTGCTCGCCGAGGAGACTGAAACAGCCAGAGCAAAAAAGCCGGAGGAACAAAGTGTCGGAGAaccacagcagcagagcagaaccTGCTCTCACCTGCGGCGGTCAGTCAGGTGACTTTAAGAGAGACCGAAGTGTAACGTTACCTCCTCTggttgtgtttctctgtttggctGTCGACGCTCAGCAGACGAGGAAAAATCCCCGATCGTCTCTTCACGGGAGACTTCACATTAGACTGTcgcacaacaaacaacacacaacacacaacacacagcagctgttaACACACACTGTGTCAACGATCACGACTACGGAAATATTTAAAGGACAGAAGTTAATAAGTTATGAATCAGCAACACTGATCTTCT is a window from the Plectropomus leopardus isolate mb unplaced genomic scaffold, YSFRI_Pleo_2.0 unplaced_scaffold15214, whole genome shotgun sequence genome containing:
- the LOC121964320 gene encoding rap1 GTPase-activating protein 2-like — encoded protein: LLCVVCCVLFVVRQSNVKSPVKRRSGIFPRLLSVDSQTEKHNQRSLLGEQRSFDGCQPTLEVRSELPSNPSSPEAGQRDRIHLKKESSKISRSTSSTCSFSIAADETHLLAQAATGEGQSSAPLIVCRSPTGPTHTHTHTLTH